The genomic stretch aCTGGGGAAGGAATGGGTTATAAATCCACCACCCCTCAAAAACGAGCCGTTAGAGTGTTAGACCAAAATCGGAACCACCGGTTTCCCAAAACCGGAATCTTCGATTTTTCAAACTAACTAACCGTTAGTGACACGTGGCACCCAAAACCGGAACTTCCTGTTTCTAAAACCGGAGCTTCCAATTTTACCACTGCCTGACTCGACAGAGCGTGTATGTGCGGCTTCTGTGTCTCTCATCAACTCACATAGGAAACTTGAGCACTGAGACTTCGTCAAATGACCATGCGATGCACCCCTCTTGATTacggcatacctatactcaagattaAAACATAAACACACACTATTCCTTTACTTGAGCTTCATCATCAATATATCCACTTGAGGGCTGCATCCAACTTTGTCTCTTTAGTTTGAGCACTTCAACCTTGAGCAAGTGACTTGGATCAATATTCaacaaatatgaatgaaatccAACTTTAGATCACAAGTCACTCCTTCATATGACTCAATAAACATTTGATGCATCACATTACTATACTTATTAAGGCTTGACTTGATATCTCGAAATCCTCCAAGCAATAGCcacttcaccctagcaaagtTCATGGCTCAAGCCACCACTTGACCAAACCTCGCTTAGTACATCGTTGCTAATctcttgcttgatttcttcatccaatcGCTGCCACATTGAGTCTAGCTTTGTTTTGACATCATGAAACCCGCTTGAGATCATATCTTATTTTGACTTCAATATCCCATTTGTAAATAACaagcttctcattttatttgGAGACCGAAGAATATCCCAATGTCATCATGGCTCTATCTTCACCTTAATTTGCTTGTCATATATTACACATATGCATCGTGGAATCACACATAATATTCCTTCCTGTGACATTTATCTTCAACATAAGCAATCTTGAAAATATGAGACTATCAAATCAGCCTCTAATCATTTTCTCCACCATTGCTTGTTTTCCATGCTTAGATGCACTATGTCACATGTTACACTTAATCTTTCGCCATCTGAGCTTATCAATACAATTCTTTGTCATAAAGGTTATTCAGTAATAACTTTATACCTGCTCATATGCttaacaagttcattagaccTTTAATCTAGTTGTCATTCAATACACCAAAACCAACTAGGGGTCTAGATGCTCTTTCAGCGTCGGAGTTGATGGTCGCTGCGTCGGCTTCTTCGGCGGCGGTCCATGGAGGTTAGTTTTCCTCCCGAGGGGTGATGTGGAGGATGACGACGTCGGTGGTGTCGACCGGTCCATGGATCCACCTTGGAGTTTTGTATCCTTCTTCTCTTCTGCGAAAGGGAGGAAGTCCTTCCCATCCCTTAGTGAATTTGCTTCCTGTGCTGCTGATTTCGTCAGCGGCGCTGGTGCTGTGCCTCGTCGAGGAGTCAAGGATGACGGTCGATGTGCGCTAGAGGGGAGAAGATTTGTGACTAGTCAAAGTTTGTCTCCTTGGATTCCTCAATGGTGGCTTTCGTTCTCTGGGTTGggttcttcgtcttcttctccATCGAGCAGAGGAGCGACGAGCACACTAGGAGCGCTGCAGCGGATCTTGAGAAGCAAGAAAGTTTTCTTTGTTTGTTAGGATCTTGTTTGCAAAGTTTACCACTGGAGAAGGAGTGGGTCCGCACCTCAGtgtaatttctttcttttccagGGTGTCTGATGTAAAACCAGGGGGTTTGTACTGTGCTACAGTGCAACTTAATCAAATGGCTTCTTGCCACTTTCGAAAAAAAACAAACTACAATGCACATAGTGGGGGCCTCGGCATGTCAGTTttaggggcgtttggttccctttgcttatttttagcaagtgtcacatcaaatgtttagatactaattaggagtattaaacgtaggctatttacaaaacccattacataagtagaggctaaacgacgagacgaacctattaagcctaattaatccatcattagcaaatatttactgtaacaacacattgtcaaatcatggactaattaggcttaatagattcgtctcgccgtttagcctccgcttatgtaatagattttataaatagtctacgtttaatacttctaattagtaatagattttgtaaatagtctacgtttaatactcctgacGGGTGCTtataaaaataagcaaccgaaccaaccaaaccaggccttacaCTTTTACTCACCGAACTTCGAGCTGACGTGTGACTCCAAACCGGCTACAAGCCGCGCGTGCAGCCACCGTGCACAAACCAAACACCCGCTCCCACACCACAATCCACTTCCGCATCCGGCATCCCGACGCCGCCCATGTccgccgcgccagccgccgccgccgccgccgccccgccccgccgcgtgatcatctgcggcggcggcgtggtgggcgcGTGCACGGCCTACTTCCTCTCCACCCACCCCGCGTCCCCGACCGTCCCGACCGTCCCGACCCTCATCGAGCGGTGCGCCCCGGCGTGCGCCGCCTCGGGGAAAGCCGGCGGCTTCCTCGCCCTCGACTGGTGCGACTCCACCCCGGCGCTCTCCGCGCTCGCGCGGGCCTCCTTcgcgctccaccgccgcctcgccgccgacctcggcggcgccgacgcctACGGCTTCCGCCCCGTCCACACCCTCAGCGTCTGCGTCCCCTCCGTTCCCAAGcccacctcgccaccgccgcacccgcTGCTCCCGCCCTGGGTGGACCCGTcggcctccgcggcgccgccgcaggagcTCGGGACCCCGGACACCACCGCGCAGGTCCACCCGGGCCTCTTCACAAGGGCCGTCCTCGCCGCGTCCGGCGCCGAGGTCGTCACCGGCGAGGTGGAGCGCGTCGTGGTACgggacggccgcgccgccggcgtcgtggtGAAGGGGCGCGAGCGCGACGGCGTGGTGGACGCCGACGCCGTGGTGCTCGCACTCGGCCCCTGGTCCGGGCGGCTCGAGGTGGTCAGCGAGGTGTTCGACGTGTCCGGGCTCAAGGCGCACAGCATCGTGCTGCGGCCGCCCGAGCCGGAGAAGGTCACGCCGCACTGCCTCTTCCTCAGCTACCAGCCGGAGCCCGGCGCCAAGATGCTCGACCCGGAGGTGTACCCGCGGCCCACCGGTAAGCCATTGCCGCCACCTATCGGCCGCCGAATTCTCGCAGAATTGCTGAGCTGAATTGCCCAAATTGCTTGCCTTGTTCATGCTGTTCGTGCCTCTCTGAATTCAGGGGAGGTGTACATATGTGGAATGACCAAGGATGAGAACCCGCCGGATGATCCGGCGACGATCACAGGCGAACCCGACTCAATTGCAATGCTGCACAAGATCGCTGGGAGGGTGTCCAGCCAACTGAAGAAGGAAGAGGgtgcggaggtggtggtggagcaggcTTGCTACCTGCCGTGCACCACCGACGGGCTGCCGGTCATCGGGGAGATGCCGGGGGTGAAGGGGTGCTATGTGGCCACCGGGCACAGCTGCTGGGGCATCCTCAATGCTCCGGCCACTGGAGCGGCCTTAGCGGAGCTCATCCTCGATGGCAAGGCCAAGATCGTGGATCTTGCGCCGTTCAGCCCGGCAAGGTTtctagggaggaggagccggtgtGGAGCCTGACTGTGTAAGGTGCTTGGTGTCAATTGTGAAGGTTCAGACTTGGAACTGAATAAGAACACACACTCGTGATGGGAGTTGCAAAACATGTATGAGTGAAGTAGTGAATAAATAATGGATACTTGCTGTTCTGTACTTGTTTTACATTACAAGTTATTCCAAtttggcagcaacaagatgcaATGTTTACCTGTTGCCAAGTGATCTGCATTCATGTTCCTCTGCTGCATGAATTCCCAATCCAATTTCCTATGACACAACCTTCTAAAGGAAACGAGCATTCTGATTCTGGATGATCTGTATGCTTCAGACACTGGAAAAACATGACTCCAAGCTTTTTTCTAAGAATGCTAATATGGCGACTAAGTGATGTATAGCAAATGATCTGCCATTCTTGTACATAATCAAGCATGAGAACTGAAACGGTATGCACAAAACATCAGGGCTGCAAGCAATGCAGACTTCGGATCAACCCAAGTTAATCTCAGTAGATGAGACTGTGATCCAGTACAAGGTAACCTGCCTCTACAAAAAATATGCCACGCTATTCTGACGCAGCCAGCGGGCAACTCTTAGACTAAATAGATAATGCTGCTCTTTCTTAACTCTGAAGAGTAAGAACGAGTCTGACTAGGATAGTTCTTGGAAGTCTTAACATTTCTAACTACAGGCATTACTAGTTGGAGTCCAAGTACAGAGTCACCTTCTTCACCGACGTGAACGAAGTTTGCAGCCTCCAGTCTTTCTGCTTCCTGTTCAATGGCCTTCCTTTCCCCGCTTCCGCTCTGTTCTCCTTGACATCTGCCAGCTTCCAGATGCAGTGCTCAGCCTGAGTGTCAACCGACTCGAGCAAGAAGATGCCATCCTTCAGAAGGTTCTGCTTTGAGACAAGGTCGTTGTCGCCTTCAGCAAGGTATTGCACCCTCATAGCCATGTCCTTGAAGCGATCCAAATCCCCAGGCACCTTCAGAAGCCTCTCTGCACCTGGTGACGATACCTGCAGTGTCCAAAGCAATTAGTACTTTTCTGTAAGGGTGAACTGCAAGTGCATTCATTGGGTTACAAATTCAATCAGGTAGCTTGCCTCAAGTGCCAGGTCCAGGGGTATTTCGCCTCTTTCAATTATTTCATCCAATTTCTGCTTGTAGAGCCTATTGAAACTCTCTATTTCCTCAATATCAGGGCACCCATATCTGTTAACATTCCCataacaaaaggaaaagaatatCATGATAAGGATAGATGATAAAGACAATCTGGTGCCATCCACAGACGAAAAAAATATTCTAGGGCTATCCACATCTACTCAATGCAATCTTTAAGAGTAACATAATGCAGCAAGCGCATGACACACAGTAACAAATGAACACAGATGCAATCACACTACCAGCCAACAACAGACAGATTTAAGTATGCACAACATGCTATAATAGCAAGCTGCTGACACCTAACATGATTATGGTATCTGCCACAGCAACACTAAATGTCATGATGTATGAGAGGACAATAAAGCTGAAGGCATCAAATTGGGCACTGATGAATTATCAGAGAACAACCCAACCTGTGAGTTGAGACGAAGGATATAACTTTTGCCTTTGCCAACTGCAAATATGCAATGGGTCACAGTGAACCCACTCACAGAAACTCTAAATTGCCTATGCACAAACTCCAATTTTTGGAGAACTAACAGTGAGTTGTAACTAAGGATATGAATTTTGTTTCAGCCAGCTGCATTGGGCCTCTCTGAACCCATGTGTGCAATCTTCTGAACCGTCCATGGGCAAGCACAGCAATACAATGAGTGTAAACGAGACCAAGAAATGAAGAAACGCCTGCAGTAGAACAACAGCTAATAGGAAAACGTCACTGAACACTGACATGTTGGTGAGCTTGTCCAGGCGCACGTAGACGTATCCCTTGGGCGACACCTTGAATGCGAACATGGCGACGTCATCCCCGAAGTGGCCGGCGAGGACCTCCTGGGCCGCCGCGAGGGCGCGCTCCCCCCACTTGACGTCCCGcagcgcgacgccgccgccgtccccgccgtcgCCGATCTGGGCAACAAAGTCGACGCACGGTCAGAACCGCGCTCCGCAACCCGCTGCAACCGCGCGTGGCTGCACGTACGCACCTCGGGCTCGTACCCGTCGTCCTCGCTGTCCTCCCACTCCACCGCCcactcctcgtcgtcctccgagCCCGCCTCGCGCCCGCGGACCCCGCCCCGGGCGGCCTCGCTCGCCAGGGCGCGCGACTGGGATGGGAAGAGGTGGTGGGTGCGGGAGGCGGGTGCGGAGGGAgagggggcggcgccgcgggggaGGCTGGAGAAGGAGGCGCCGCGGGGGCATTTCGTCGAGCACCTGGCGAGCAGCGCGCGGAGCGcctgggcgcgggcggccgccatgctgcctctccctccctcctcctggtCTGGTGCGGTGTGGGCCTGTGGGCTCGTGTGGTCGTGCTTGGCTTTTTGCGCACACACGGGTGCGTGCGTCATCACCGTCagatgggctgggctgggctgggctggtgGGGTGCTTCAGAAAAGTATAGATGTAGGCCCATAACTGGTTAGCCGTATTTATTTTTCGCGAAAAATATATTGTTTTTCGCGAGGGACTAGTCCTTAATAATCGTGTTGCTTGCCGATTTCACCTCTTGGCATTTGGTAACCACTGCATATCTTACAGCATATCCTGCTCAACTATAAAGTTTTTATAGACAGTCGATCACTTGTTTAACAGATTTTCCGGTAGTCATCGGAAACTAGGATTCGTCTCTCTGCTTTTTGAACCCGTGGCGTGCGTGCGTCGGTGCGTGACgactgacgacgacgacgacgactccggggcataagggcacgtacaacgggGCTGTAAGCCCCGTCTCCGTAGCCtccaaaatgcaaaaaaaacccCACCGCTCAGCAGtaaaggaggaaagagaagatgagCGTCGCCTCACCACGCGACGGCCCGAGCTCGTGCTCCCAGGCCAAGACGCTGGCTCGCCACGCGTTGTATGGAGGTGTCGCCTCGCTTCGTCGCCTCGCGGATCCAGCTGCGCGCGCGAGAGGTGAAGATTGCCGCCAAAATCCGAGCATTAAAACACTTGCAGACAACTAAACAGACAGCCTCTGTCTGTGGGTTGTACGTAGTGTCTGTTTACCCGTCTGTATTGTTGATCCCAATAACATACAGACAGGAGGCTATCTCACCGTTGTACATGCCCTAAGCAGAGCCATCCATCCGAAATTAAGTTGCAGACGGTGATTATTGCAGCTGTAGTCAGCCGGCCGATAACGATAGCTACCGATGAATAATATCTCCATCCCCTGGTCCTGTCCTGGCATCCTGCAGATTGGCCCACAGGTTGTCCTACACGTCTTGGCTCTTGAAAAGGCGGAGAGCTTGACCAAGCAAACAGGGGCCAGTCTGCGTATTCGAGTATCATACAGCAGCGTACTCTGGAAAAATACTTAGCCTTCTTTGATTGAAATACCATATACTTCATAGGAATTACATGTTGGTCAGAGATCCCATATATTTTGACATCCTACTAGTTAATTAACAATATTATGTATTTTAAATTAGAGGAGTAGTGTATTTTTCAAGGGGAGGTAAACAGTATCATTGCCCTGAGTAGTACTTGGTCCAGCAGtaagcattttttttataaaaaaaaatgagtACTTGGGCACTTGCATGCTGCATCCATCTCGCTAGCAGCTAGCAGGATTCACTTTGTAAAGTTATCTCGGAGACCGAGGGGGTCGCACGCAGCAAGCCCCTTGAGCCCGTCCAGGAGGCACGGATATCCTGCCACCACTTGGTTGCAGCTTGCACCAGCGATCTTTAAATTTTAATTCCCACGACGCCGGCCAACTCGATCGCTGCGACGAGATGGTGCAGATCAAAGCAAATCGCAAATCCTCGCTGATTCGGTCGGCCACCGAAGCTGATCGATCATGCAACAAGTTGCTAGTGGCGCTTGCAAGTGTGTCTCGTGCTCACGTGTATGCTGGACCTAGAAGAGCGTGCTGTGTGCCGTGCACGCGCTGCCACTCGTATGCACATGTATAAATGCATTCTAAGCTTAAAATCCTAGATTCACATGGAGTAATGAGTAGCAAAAACACGACGCTTGTTGAATTAGATCGCGTATTCTGCAATATGGAAGGTCATGATCTTTTTGCATCGCATGTCTTACACGTCCTCTCGACGTCTCACTCAGATCACTGCTCCCTACTTTTGTCTAATCAAAACGACCCGAGACGTCCACGCGCTTTCCAATTCAAGGACTTCTGGACGAAACTTCCTCGCTTCAAGGAGATCGTAGCCGAAGCATGGAACAAACCTTGCAATCATCCTAAGCATTTCCATCGCCTTTTTTACAAACTGATGCACATCGCCGGCGAACTGAAAGCCTGGAGCCAAAACTTCTACCCAGATGCCAAGATGCAACTTCTCATGGCATCTGACGTAATCCTCAGGCTCGGCATGGCATAGGAGCACAGAGCCCTCACCATAGGGGAAATCACACTATGCCAAAAACTAAAGCGGCGAATCCTAGGCCTTGCGATCGTCGAAagggcaaggaagaaacaagcctCGCGCATAAAGAACCTCAAACTGGGAGATGCTAATACTAAATATTTTCATAAGGAAAATAAATGGCCCAAGAAAAAAGAACTACATTCAGAAGATTAAGCAAGCCACACGCTGGGCTTTCAACCACGACGACAAAGCAAAACTAATACAAGGCCACTTTGTGAAAATGATGGGCCACCCTGGCGGCAGAATACAAGACATCAACTGGGAGTGCCTAAATTTACCCAGGCTGGACCTACACAGTCTTGACGATTCCTTCTCCGAAACGGAGATCAAGCATGCAATTGATGAATTACCTTCTGACAAGGCGTCTAGCCTAGATGGGTTCACAGGTGTCTTCTTTAAGACATGCTGGGACATAATAACGGCCAATCTCATTGAGGCAGCAAACGGCTTCCACAATCTTCACTGCATGAGTCTTCCGTTAATTAATACGGCCAATATCGTGCTCATACAAAAAAGGAAGGGCTAAAGCAATGTCTGATTTTAGGCCTATAACTCCTTCGTTAAGATAATTACCAAGATCCTTGCCATGCGTCTAGTAGCCTATATGAAAGCCATCATATCGCAATCACAATCGGATTTCATCAAAAAAAGAAGCATCCACGATAATTTCTTGACAGTCCGCAATATGGCGCGACGATTTCACCGCCTCAAAATACCGACACTCTTCCTCAAACTCGATATCGCAAAAGCTTTCGACTCGGTACGATGGGATTATCTTCCCTCCCTACTTGAGCGACtaggacccccccccccccgatggCGCGACTAGATGGCATCTCTGTTTTACACATCGTCGTCAAGGGTCCTCCTCAATGGGATCCCAAACAACTCCATCAAGCACCAGCGAGGATTACGGCAGGGCAACCCACTGTCACCACTTTTGTTCGTCATAGCGATTGAGGCGCTTCGTGCCCTCCTAGAAATTGACACAGAGTGAGGTTTCCTTACCAGACTCAGAGGGAAATGCCTAAATCTGCGAACCTCCATGTATGCTGATGACACAGCCATATTTCTAAATCCGACCAATGATGATATAAGTGCGCTTGCTGACTTGCTGACCAGGTTTGGAGAGACGTCgggtttgagaacaaacttTGAAAAATTGAATGTGGTGCCTATAAGCTGTAAAGGTCTTAACCTGGAGGCTGTTATTGGAGATATCCCGGTGACAAGAGCAATATTCCTGATTAGATATTTAGGGCTGCCATTTACGATGACGCGGTTGAAAAGAGTAGACTTCTAGTATGTTGTCGATAAGGCGATTAGCAAGCTCACCTCGTGGAACGCGAGGAATATGACAATGGCGGCACGTCTAGCACTCACTAAATCAGTGCTAACCTTGCAAGCGATATACCTCCTCTCATCACTAGACGCTCCCTAAGAAGTGATGTAGGATATCGACCACAAACGGAAGAAATTTTTCTGGACCGGAGCTGCAGAAATCATAGGCGGAAAATGCAAAGTTAACTGGGTGTGATCCGCAAGACCAACTAGGCTCGGGGGTGTGGGGATCCTAAACCTCACAAAGTTCGCATGAGGATTGAGGCTAAGATGGTTATGGCAAGAGTGGAAAGCGAACCATAAACTTTGGGTGGGATCCAAAGTTCCATGTAATAATATGGATAAAAAGCTATTTGCCGCATGTACCACTATCAATATAGGCAATGGAACGAGAACTTCTTTTTGGAATAGTGGATGGGCACAGGGACAACGACCAAGAGATGTAGCTCCACACATTTATTCCATCTCCAGGAAAAAGAATAGATGTATGCGGGAAGCACTATATAACAGGAACTGGATTAAGGACATCAACCTTCGGCACCGAGACTTCGCCATGCAACACTTCCGGGAGTATGTCCTTCTATGAAAAATTGTACAGCAAGTGGAACTTTGGCCAGGGGTGGTAGATGACATCAAATGGAAACTAAGCGCAGATGAAATTTACTCAGCCAAATCCGCATACAACGCACAGTTCATTGGCTCTACGTACACCAACTTCGACGCATTGAAATGGAAAGTTTGGGCTCCTATAAGCTGTAAGATCTTCTCTTGGCTTGCGATCCAAAATAGGTTATGGATGGCGGATAGACTGCGCAAAAGGGGTGGCCTAATCAACTTAACTACCCATTATGCCGTAATACACAAGAGTCGGCAATGCACCTCTTCACTCAATGTAGGGTGACACGTAGGCTGTGGGACATGGTGGCGAATTGGATATCCTGTATGGCGATCCAGCCGATGCTATGGGAACAAGTGGATACTTTGCATCAGTGGTGGTCGGCGAGGGTAACAATGCATTTCTCCTCAAGGAAAGGCACGTGTTCCGTGATCATGCTCGTCTCATGGACTGTATGGAACGAGAGAAACTCGAGAATTTTTGAGCGGAAGGAATCGACAATAACATGATTTTCGAAAAGATTAAAGACGAGGTTGCGATGTGGACTACGGTCGGGGCAAATCAACTTCCCGTTTTGCTCGCCTGCTATTAATACTTTCCATACAAAGGActgtaattagttttttctttcctctttgCACTGTTTGATGCTTTGTATTTGTCCAGTCTGGAccctcttctttttaatataatcggcaactcTCCTGGTTCGTTTCGAAAAAAACCTTAAAAAATTGAACACATCTTCTGAAAGATAGTATTGACTTTTCAGGAAAAAAAGTCATGAGCTGtggttttttcaaaaaaaagtgcAAAAGCCGCAACTCAAACAAATAGGTCCTAGAGCTGGTTGCAGTGGTGGTTGTGCTTTCTAGTCTATCCCACCTTTCATTGAACTGTGTCTAATGATCATCAATCGGAagacatttttattttctttagaCAAGAAAAATAATGTAACATACATTacctttaattttcttttctctgctGCTCTGCGATACGAGCATGCATGCACGGCAAGGCATGGGTTGGTTTGCGTGGTGGTTGGCATGGGATCGCCGTTTCCCTTACGGTTCACGTGGATCCCAAGGATCCCGCCGCGATCtgctggccggccggcgcggcggcacgGTGCATGATTCCCCGGCCGCTCCGGCGCCGCTATATACTGCCTGTACGTCTGTCTCTGTTCCTCTAGCAAGTTGAATTTCGTGCTAGAAGATTGACAGAATGAACCTCGTCAATCCCAAAAGAATTATTCTTGTTATTTgttgattttttcaaaaaattactccctccgtctcaaactattatttgttttagcttttctatataatcatatttagatacataacaaaaagTAATGTATC from Setaria italica strain Yugu1 chromosome II, Setaria_italica_v2.0, whole genome shotgun sequence encodes the following:
- the LOC101768601 gene encoding uncharacterized protein LOC101768601, producing MAAARAQALRALLARCSTKCPRGASFSSLPRGAAPSPSAPASRTHHLFPSQSRALASEAARGGVRGREAGSEDDEEWAVEWEDSEDDGYEPEIGDGGDGGGVALRDVKWGERALAAAQEVLAGHFGDDVAMFAFKVSPKGYVYVRLDKLTNIYGCPDIEEIESFNRLYKQKLDEIIERGEIPLDLALEVSSPGAERLLKVPGDLDRFKDMAMRVQYLAEGDNDLVSKQNLLKDGIFLLESVDTQAEHCIWKLADVKENRAEAGKGRPLNRKQKDWRLQTSFTSVKKVTLYLDSN
- the LOC101769006 gene encoding putative oxidoreductase C1F5.03c, producing MSAAPAAAAAAAPPRRVIICGGGVVGACTAYFLSTHPASPTVPTVPTLIERCAPACAASGKAGGFLALDWCDSTPALSALARASFALHRRLAADLGGADAYGFRPVHTLSVCVPSVPKPTSPPPHPLLPPWVDPSASAAPPQELGTPDTTAQVHPGLFTRAVLAASGAEVVTGEVERVVVRDGRAAGVVVKGRERDGVVDADAVVLALGPWSGRLEVVSEVFDVSGLKAHSIVLRPPEPEKVTPHCLFLSYQPEPGAKMLDPEVYPRPTGEVYICGMTKDENPPDDPATITGEPDSIAMLHKIAGRVSSQLKKEEGAEVVVEQACYLPCTTDGLPVIGEMPGVKGCYVATGHSCWGILNAPATGAALAELILDGKAKIVDLAPFSPARFLGRRSRCGA